A genomic stretch from Oncorhynchus tshawytscha isolate Ot180627B linkage group LG07, Otsh_v2.0, whole genome shotgun sequence includes:
- the LOC112255404 gene encoding claudin-10-like encodes MAMEIVAFILNISGWILVCSTLPTDYWKVSSVDGTVITTATFWSNLWKTCVTDSTGVSNCKDFPSMLALDVYIQVCRGLMIASVCLGFFGATLALMGMKCTRIGGSESTKARLTGLSGLHFILNGLCSLTACSLYAHRITSEFFDPLFFAQKFELGAALFIGWAGSLLCISGGLIFSLSLSEGFSRAECSYSGGTSMVTKRHKPGKSANSFYKSPVSTDPRDPAEHSRQFGKNAYV; translated from the exons ATGGCCATGGAGATCGTTGCCTTCATCCTGAACATATCTGGATGGATCCTGGTCTGCTCCACGTTGCCTACTGACTACTGGAAGGTGTCCTCCGTGGATGGGACGGTCATCACCACGGCGACCTTCTGGTCCAACCTGTGGAAGACCTGCGTCACGGATTCTACAGGAGTGTCCAACTGTAAAGATTTCCCCTCCATGCTGGCTCTAGATG tgtATATCCAGGTTTGTCGGGGCCTGATGATTGCGTCTGTGTGCCTGGGGTTCTTTGGAGCCACCCTGGCCCTGATGGGAATGAAGTGTACCAGGATCGGGGGCTCAGAGAGCACCAAGGCCAGACTAACAGGCCTCTCAGGCCTTCACTTCATACTCAATG GGCTTTGCTCCTTGACTGCATGCTCCCTGTACGCACACAGGATCACATCAGAGTTCTTTGACCCACTCTTTTTTGCTCAAAA GTTTGAGCTGGGCGCAGCGCTCTTCATCGGCTGGGCTGGCTCGCTGCTCTGCATTTCAGGAGGACTCAtattctccctctccttgtcagaGGGCTTCAG TCGAGCAGAGTGCTCCTACAGTGGTGGTACGTCTATGGTAACCAAGCGTCACAAACCCGGCAAGTCTGCCAACAGTTTCTACAAATCGCCAGTTTCCACAGACCCCCGAGACCCAGCAGAACACTCAAGGCAGTTTGGAAAGAATGCCTATGTGTGA